In Aeromicrobium marinum DSM 15272, one genomic interval encodes:
- a CDS encoding single-stranded DNA-binding protein — protein sequence MAGETIITLVGNLTDDPELKFTPSGAPVANFTVASTARTFDKQTNEWKDGDAMFIRCAAWRQLAENVAESLTKGQRVVVTGALKVRNFERQDGSKGTSVEMNVDEIGPSLRYATAKVTRASRGDGGGGGSYGGGGGGGAAASGDAWSTPAAQPRAGGADPWGGGAAADEPPF from the coding sequence ATGGCAGGCGAAACCATCATCACGCTCGTCGGCAACCTCACCGACGACCCGGAGCTGAAGTTCACCCCCTCCGGCGCGCCGGTGGCCAACTTCACCGTCGCCTCGACCGCGCGCACGTTCGACAAGCAGACGAACGAGTGGAAGGACGGCGACGCGATGTTCATCCGCTGCGCCGCGTGGCGTCAGCTGGCCGAGAACGTCGCGGAGTCCCTCACCAAGGGTCAGCGCGTCGTCGTCACCGGCGCGTTGAAGGTCCGCAACTTCGAGCGTCAGGACGGCTCGAAGGGCACCAGCGTCGAGATGAACGTCGACGAGATCGGTCCTTCGCTGCGGTACGCCACGGCCAAGGTCACCCGCGCCTCGCGTGGTGACGGCGGCGGTGGCGGCAGCTACGGCGGCGGCGGTGGCGGCGGAGCAGCCGCGTCCGGTGACGCCTGGTCCACCCCTGCCGCGCAGCCGCGCGCCGGCGGTGCCGACCCGTGGGGTGGCGGCGCAGCCGCCGACGAGCCCCCTTTCTAA
- the rpsF gene encoding 30S ribosomal protein S6, which produces MRHYEVMVILDASLDERTVEPSLDTYLNVIRADGGSVDKVDVWGKRRFAYEINKQTEGIYAVLDLQATPAAVKELDRQLGLNESVVRTKVQRPDVK; this is translated from the coding sequence TTGCGTCACTACGAAGTCATGGTCATCCTCGATGCCTCGCTCGACGAGCGCACGGTGGAGCCGAGCCTGGACACCTACCTCAATGTCATCCGCGCCGACGGTGGCAGCGTCGACAAGGTCGACGTGTGGGGCAAGCGCCGGTTCGCCTACGAGATCAACAAGCAGACCGAGGGCATCTACGCCGTCCTGGACCTGCAGGCCACCCCGGCCGCGGTCAAGGAGCTGGACCGTCAGCTCGGCCTGAACGAGTCCGTCGTCCGCACCAAGGTCCAGCGCCCCGACGTGAAGTGA
- a CDS encoding LON peptidase substrate-binding domain-containing protein — MPSATPMFPLGSALLPGMPLPLRLFEPRYLAMLQVVMERQPTDFGVVLIERGTEAGGGETRFDVGTMATIEQIAPDGETFVLIARGTTRFTVDRWLPDDPYPQAEISELAPLEWSDELASALIVAEDAVRTHLARAAEFVELPWSADIVLDDDPVERSWQLAGIALLGELDHVEALRSTSVGELLDRTVTGSQAGLDQILFNHGPH, encoded by the coding sequence GTGCCGTCCGCCACGCCGATGTTCCCCCTCGGGTCCGCCCTGCTGCCCGGGATGCCCTTGCCGTTGCGGTTGTTCGAGCCGCGGTACCTCGCGATGCTGCAGGTCGTGATGGAGCGACAGCCGACCGACTTCGGCGTGGTGCTGATCGAGCGGGGCACCGAGGCGGGCGGTGGTGAGACCCGGTTCGACGTCGGCACCATGGCCACGATCGAGCAGATCGCCCCCGACGGCGAGACCTTCGTGCTGATCGCGCGGGGCACGACGCGCTTCACCGTCGACCGGTGGCTCCCCGACGACCCCTACCCGCAGGCGGAGATCTCCGAGCTCGCCCCGCTCGAGTGGTCCGACGAGCTCGCGTCCGCGCTGATCGTCGCCGAGGACGCCGTGCGGACCCACCTCGCCCGGGCGGCGGAGTTCGTCGAGCTCCCGTGGTCGGCGGACATCGTCCTGGACGACGACCCGGTCGAGCGCAGCTGGCAGCTCGCCGGCATCGCCCTGCTCGGCGAGCTCGACCACGTCGAGGCACTCAGGTCCACCTCGGTCGGCGAGCTCCTCGACCGCACCGTGACGGGGTCCCAGGCAGGCCTCGACCAGATCCTGTTCAACCACGGACCCCACTGA
- a CDS encoding YciI family protein: MTTYAAIIYSRDADWLSPEEASTMQEYGAFSAAAGSAIVGGAALHPTSTATTVRVTGGKGGDVVTTDGPFAEAREVLSGFFLLEAADLDEAVALAAQIPGAWDGGIELRPILPMG, encoded by the coding sequence ATGACCACCTACGCCGCCATCATCTACTCCCGCGACGCCGACTGGCTCTCGCCCGAGGAAGCCTCCACCATGCAGGAGTACGGAGCGTTCAGCGCCGCCGCCGGGTCCGCGATCGTCGGTGGAGCCGCGCTCCACCCGACGTCGACCGCCACGACCGTGCGGGTCACCGGCGGCAAGGGGGGCGACGTCGTCACGACCGACGGGCCGTTCGCGGAGGCCCGCGAGGTCCTCTCGGGCTTCTTCCTCCTGGAGGCGGCCGACCTCGACGAGGCCGTCGCGCTCGCCGCCCAGATCCCCGGCGCCTGGGACGGCGGCATCGAGCTGCGGCCGATCCTGCCCATGGGCTGA
- a CDS encoding sigma-70 family RNA polymerase sigma factor translates to MLATLVRTTGDLGLAEDAVQDAVLSALQRWPVDGVPDEPRAWLTTVARRKAIDRIRREARRTGKEGDRMELFDPQPDPPASVVRDDQLRLVFTCCHPALALDTQVTLALTTLCGLTAADAARLLLVTESAMARRLTRAKQKIAVAGIPYRIPDVAELPDRLDGVATTVHLLFTSGVASGDAQREERLCDEAVRLARLLLELMPDESRLQGLLALLLLTGARRATRLDVTGDQVPLADQDRSAWDHRAIAEGVGLVEQALRRSRHRAGRFELQAAIAACHASAPRFEDTDWTDVVALYDALLVLEPTDVVRLNRAVAIGERDGPQAALTEIDELAGLHGFHLWHSCRAELLDRLGRTEESRAAFEAALACSPPPAAERRIRRRRDEVGRTVEG, encoded by the coding sequence GTGCTCGCCACGCTGGTCCGCACCACCGGCGACCTCGGGCTGGCCGAGGACGCCGTGCAGGACGCCGTCCTGAGTGCGCTCCAGCGGTGGCCGGTGGACGGCGTGCCGGACGAGCCCCGCGCCTGGCTCACCACCGTCGCGCGTCGCAAGGCGATCGACCGGATCCGGCGTGAGGCCCGACGCACGGGCAAGGAGGGGGACCGGATGGAGCTGTTCGACCCCCAGCCCGACCCGCCCGCGTCGGTCGTGCGCGACGACCAGCTGCGGCTGGTGTTCACCTGTTGCCACCCGGCCCTCGCCCTCGACACCCAGGTCACGCTCGCCCTCACCACCTTGTGCGGTCTGACCGCCGCCGACGCGGCCCGGCTGCTGCTGGTGACCGAGAGCGCGATGGCCCGCCGCCTCACCCGGGCCAAACAGAAGATCGCCGTGGCCGGCATCCCCTACCGGATCCCCGACGTCGCCGAGCTGCCCGACCGCCTCGACGGCGTGGCGACCACGGTGCACCTGCTCTTCACGTCCGGGGTCGCCTCCGGGGACGCCCAGCGGGAGGAACGGCTGTGCGACGAGGCCGTCCGGCTCGCGCGGCTGCTGCTGGAGCTGATGCCCGACGAGTCCCGACTGCAGGGCCTGCTCGCGCTGCTCCTGCTGACCGGTGCCCGCAGGGCCACCCGACTCGACGTGACCGGCGACCAGGTCCCCCTGGCCGATCAGGACCGGTCGGCCTGGGACCACCGTGCGATCGCTGAGGGCGTCGGTCTGGTCGAGCAGGCCCTGCGCCGCTCACGTCACCGGGCGGGCCGGTTCGAGCTGCAGGCAGCCATCGCGGCCTGCCACGCGTCGGCACCGAGGTTCGAGGACACCGACTGGACCGACGTGGTCGCCCTGTACGACGCGTTGCTGGTGCTCGAACCCACCGATGTCGTGCGGCTGAACCGGGCCGTCGCGATCGGGGAGCGGGACGGCCCGCAGGCGGCGCTGACCGAGATCGACGAGCTGGCCGGACTGCACGGATTCCACCTCTGGCACAGCTGCCGGGCCGAGCTGCTCGACCGGCTGGGTCGGACCGAGGAGTCCCGCGCGGCCTTCGAGGCGGCCCTGGCCTGCTCGCCCCCGCCGGCCGCCGAACGGCGGATCCGTCGCCGCCGGGACGAGGTCGGTCGCACGGTCGAGGGGTAG
- a CDS encoding maltokinase N-terminal cap-like domain-containing protein, with protein MAHVHGGADARPTKLELIAAWREDPDLVAIGSYRFDDPDGEVGIETHLLNDAAGRVLQVPLTYRGAPLAGADEWLVGTMEHTALGRRWVYDACADPVYVQTITVAMLTGGTHAEVHREFPTGAPRSSRRRCGSRAAAGSRTRAAWVWSTCATRPARPWS; from the coding sequence ATGGCCCACGTGCACGGCGGCGCCGATGCCCGCCCGACCAAGCTCGAGCTGATCGCCGCGTGGCGGGAGGACCCCGACCTCGTGGCGATCGGCTCCTACCGGTTCGACGACCCCGACGGCGAGGTCGGCATCGAGACCCACCTGCTGAACGACGCGGCCGGCCGGGTGCTGCAGGTGCCGCTGACCTATCGCGGCGCTCCCCTCGCGGGCGCCGACGAGTGGCTGGTCGGCACCATGGAGCACACCGCCCTGGGGCGTCGCTGGGTGTACGACGCGTGCGCCGATCCCGTCTACGTGCAGACGATCACGGTCGCGATGCTGACCGGAGGGACCCACGCCGAGGTGCACCGCGAGTTCCCGACGGGCGCACCGAGGTCATCCCGGCGGCGGTGCGGGTCGAGGGCAGCGGCCGGGAGCCGCACCCGGGCGGCGTGGGTCTGGTCGACCTGCGCGACGAGGCCGGCTCGACCGTGGTCGTGA
- a CDS encoding transglutaminase family protein translates to MQMRIKHTTGYVYPEGAVASYNEARMTPMTTAGQYVLRSRLDITPTPWSFEYRDYWGSSVTSFEVHDPHDALTVVATSTVETSPAADRGDGVAWGDLAAVADEWCEFLVDSPWVRPSADLLERLPALREAAATPADYVAAAAALLHAEVVYQPGSTVVTTVAADAWDSRAGVCQDFAHLLIGVLRWAGIPARYVSGYLHPATDPEIGEPVEGESHAWVEWWDGEWTGWDVTNDVVPGEQHVIVARGRDYADNPPLRGIYATPGESEMFVTVEITRLR, encoded by the coding sequence ATGCAGATGCGGATCAAGCACACCACCGGGTACGTGTACCCCGAGGGCGCCGTGGCCTCCTACAACGAGGCCCGGATGACCCCCATGACCACGGCCGGCCAGTACGTGCTGCGTTCACGCTTGGACATCACCCCCACCCCGTGGAGCTTCGAGTACCGGGACTACTGGGGGTCGTCGGTCACGTCCTTCGAGGTGCACGACCCGCACGACGCGCTCACGGTCGTCGCCACGTCGACGGTCGAGACCTCCCCCGCCGCCGACCGGGGTGACGGTGTCGCGTGGGGCGACCTCGCCGCGGTCGCCGACGAGTGGTGTGAGTTCCTCGTCGACTCGCCGTGGGTGCGCCCGTCGGCGGACCTGCTCGAGCGGCTCCCGGCCCTGCGGGAGGCTGCGGCCACGCCGGCCGACTACGTCGCGGCCGCCGCTGCCCTGCTGCACGCCGAGGTCGTCTACCAGCCCGGTTCGACCGTGGTCACCACGGTCGCCGCCGACGCCTGGGACAGTCGCGCCGGGGTCTGCCAGGACTTCGCCCACCTGCTCATCGGGGTGCTGCGCTGGGCCGGCATCCCTGCGCGCTATGTCTCGGGGTACCTGCACCCGGCCACGGACCCGGAGATCGGTGAGCCGGTCGAGGGCGAGTCACACGCCTGGGTCGAGTGGTGGGACGGCGAGTGGACCGGCTGGGACGTCACCAACGACGTCGTGCCCGGCGAGCAGCACGTCATCGTGGCCCGCGGTCGCGACTACGCCGACAACCCGCCCCTGCGCGGTATCTACGCGACTCCCGGAGAGTCCGAGATGTTCGTGACCGTCGAGATCACCCGCCTGCGCTGA
- a CDS encoding alpha-E domain-containing protein, with protein MLSRIAESLFWIGRYLERADDTARILDVQMQVLVEDPSIDERLSCEQLLKVMGVEEHDGIANRWTILDLLAHNPDSPNSIASAIDAARESARGARETLSTDMWAAINTMWRGLPSARSMRSPDMFGWVRNRTAMIAGIADSTMTRDEGWQFFMLGRSIERVDMTARLLSTASLASGTQLAWPTTLRACGAYEAFIRAYRGIEADRQAAEFLLLDRWFPRSVVSALLEAEQALSRLEATGQRSGFSDEAQRLLGRARTELEYRPLAEIVYDLPTEMERLQRACGAASEAVTARYFSHAESHAWTGSVSL; from the coding sequence ATGCTCAGCCGGATCGCCGAGTCGCTGTTCTGGATCGGCCGCTACCTCGAACGGGCCGACGACACCGCCCGCATCCTCGACGTGCAGATGCAGGTCCTGGTCGAGGACCCGTCGATCGACGAGCGCCTGTCGTGCGAACAGCTGCTCAAGGTCATGGGCGTGGAGGAGCACGACGGGATCGCCAACCGGTGGACCATCCTGGACCTGCTCGCCCACAACCCCGACTCCCCCAACTCGATCGCGTCGGCGATCGACGCCGCCCGCGAGAGCGCCCGCGGCGCCCGCGAGACCCTCTCGACCGACATGTGGGCCGCCATCAACACGATGTGGCGCGGCCTGCCGTCGGCCCGGTCGATGCGGTCGCCCGACATGTTCGGCTGGGTGCGCAACCGCACCGCCATGATCGCCGGCATCGCCGACTCCACGATGACCCGCGACGAGGGCTGGCAGTTCTTCATGCTCGGCCGCAGCATCGAGCGGGTCGACATGACCGCCCGGCTGCTGTCGACCGCGTCGCTGGCGTCCGGGACCCAGCTGGCGTGGCCCACGACCCTGCGGGCCTGCGGCGCCTACGAGGCGTTCATCCGGGCCTACCGGGGCATCGAGGCCGACCGTCAGGCCGCGGAGTTCCTGCTGCTCGACCGGTGGTTCCCTCGGTCGGTGGTGTCGGCGCTGCTCGAGGCCGAGCAGGCGCTGTCGCGGCTGGAGGCTACCGGTCAGCGGTCAGGGTTCAGCGACGAGGCCCAACGGCTGCTCGGCCGGGCCCGCACCGAGCTGGAGTACCGTCCGCTCGCCGAGATCGTCTACGACCTGCCGACCGAGATGGAGCGCCTCCAGCGGGCCTGCGGCGCGGCCAGCGAGGCCGTCACCGCCCGGTACTTCTCGCACGCGGAGTCGCACGCGTGGACCGGGAGCGTGTCCCTGTGA
- a CDS encoding circularly permuted type 2 ATP-grasp protein, which yields MSETTLFDDYGPVNGFDEMFTSGRVRPEYGAIHGAFHDMGDDEIRLRADSLASSYLDQGVTFGVAGEERPFPLDIVPRVIEAADWAHVDLGVRQRVRALEAFLADVYGPGELFNDGVVPRDTVVTSPHYHRVVAGLDPANGVRVHVAGVDLIRDADGNFRVLEDNVRVPSGVSYVMTNRRALSAALPEVFADHRIRPVQQYSRALIAALRAAAPAGVSDPTVVVLTPGVYNSAYFEHTLLARTMGVELVEGRDLVCQAGRVMMRTTRGLEPVHVIYRRIDDEFLDPVQFHPESVLGVPGLVNAARAGNVTIANAIGNGVADDKLLYTYVPDLIRYYLSEEPILANVDTWRLGEPDQRTEVLDRLDELVLKPVDGSGGKGIVIGPAASKVELDELRSKIAADPRAWIAQPVISLSTVPTLVEPGIRPRHVDLRPFAINDGEDVYVLPGGLTRVALPEGELIVNSSRGGGSKDTWVLADPYEAPDPKDETDVELDERSPSTRTTPVTQSSGPVTSAATEVQQRAAEEEVA from the coding sequence GTGAGCGAGACGACATTGTTCGACGACTACGGACCGGTCAACGGGTTCGACGAGATGTTCACCTCAGGACGGGTGCGCCCGGAGTACGGGGCCATCCACGGGGCGTTCCACGACATGGGCGACGACGAGATCCGGCTGCGGGCGGACTCGCTCGCCTCCTCGTACCTCGACCAAGGCGTCACGTTCGGCGTCGCCGGGGAGGAGCGGCCGTTCCCGCTCGACATCGTCCCGCGGGTGATCGAGGCCGCCGACTGGGCGCACGTCGACCTCGGGGTGCGTCAGCGGGTCCGGGCGCTCGAGGCCTTCCTGGCCGACGTGTACGGGCCGGGTGAGCTGTTCAACGACGGCGTCGTGCCGCGCGACACCGTCGTCACCTCGCCGCACTACCACCGCGTGGTCGCCGGGCTCGATCCCGCGAACGGCGTGCGGGTGCACGTCGCGGGCGTCGACCTCATCCGGGACGCCGACGGCAACTTCCGCGTGCTGGAGGACAACGTGCGGGTGCCGTCGGGCGTCTCCTACGTCATGACCAACCGGCGGGCGTTGTCGGCGGCCCTGCCCGAGGTGTTCGCTGACCACCGCATCCGCCCGGTGCAGCAGTACTCCCGGGCCCTCATCGCCGCGCTGCGGGCCGCTGCGCCCGCGGGAGTCAGCGATCCGACCGTGGTCGTGCTGACTCCCGGCGTCTACAACTCCGCCTACTTCGAGCACACCCTGCTGGCCCGCACGATGGGGGTCGAGCTGGTCGAGGGCCGCGACCTGGTGTGCCAGGCCGGACGGGTCATGATGCGCACGACCCGGGGCCTCGAGCCCGTCCACGTCATCTACCGCCGGATCGACGACGAGTTCCTCGACCCGGTGCAGTTCCACCCCGAGTCGGTGCTCGGTGTCCCGGGGCTGGTCAACGCCGCGCGGGCCGGCAACGTCACCATCGCCAACGCGATCGGCAACGGGGTGGCCGACGACAAGCTCCTCTACACCTACGTGCCCGACCTCATCCGCTACTACCTCAGCGAGGAGCCGATCCTGGCCAACGTCGACACCTGGCGCCTCGGCGAACCCGACCAGCGCACCGAGGTGCTCGACCGGCTCGACGAGCTCGTGCTCAAGCCGGTCGACGGCTCGGGCGGCAAGGGCATCGTCATCGGGCCCGCGGCCTCCAAGGTCGAGCTCGACGAGCTGCGCAGCAAGATCGCCGCCGACCCGCGCGCGTGGATCGCCCAGCCGGTCATCTCGTTGTCGACCGTGCCGACGCTCGTCGAGCCGGGCATCCGTCCCCGGCACGTCGACCTGAGACCGTTCGCCATCAACGACGGCGAGGACGTGTACGTCCTGCCCGGCGGACTCACGCGGGTCGCTCTGCCCGAGGGCGAGCTGATCGTCAACTCCAGTCGCGGCGGTGGCTCCAAGGACACCTGGGTGCTGGCCGACCCGTACGAGGCGCCGGACCCCAAGGACGAGACCGACGTCGAGCTCGACGAGCGGTCGCCGTCGACGCGGACCACGCCCGTCACGCAGTCCAGCGGCCCGGTCACCAGTGCGGCCACCGAGGTGCAGCAGCGCGCTGCCGAGGAAGAGGTGGCCTGA
- a CDS encoding HNH endonuclease, with translation MSEGHVLVLNASYEPLQRVSLRHAIKMLVREVAVIEEEAGGTYGPFPRPKVLRLVRYVVTRWMHRRSHLCTKSAIKARDTMCAYCRGPAETVDHIIPRSRGGTLTWDNAVAACVRCNHRKADRTPAEAGMTLLLVPSRPTLDVA, from the coding sequence ATGTCCGAAGGTCACGTGCTGGTGCTCAATGCGAGCTACGAGCCCCTGCAGCGCGTCTCCCTGCGCCATGCGATCAAGATGCTGGTGCGCGAGGTCGCGGTGATCGAGGAGGAGGCCGGGGGCACCTACGGACCGTTCCCGCGGCCGAAGGTCCTGCGTCTGGTCCGGTACGTCGTGACGCGGTGGATGCACCGCCGGTCGCACCTGTGCACCAAGAGTGCGATCAAGGCCCGCGACACCATGTGCGCGTACTGCCGGGGTCCGGCCGAGACCGTCGACCACATCATCCCCCGCAGTCGTGGCGGCACCCTGACCTGGGACAACGCGGTGGCCGCGTGCGTCCGCTGCAACCACCGCAAGGCCGACCGCACGCCGGCCGAGGCCGGCATGACCCTGCTGCTCGTGCCGAGTCGTCCCACCCTCGACGTCGCCTGA
- a CDS encoding siderophore-interacting protein: MKIHTATVVGRRRLSAHLVTVTLGDLEGYPTTGVPDEYVRVMIAPEGEPLVLPQISETWEVTQPEGTTPPVARVYTISDHRLVDGRVQVDLDVALHDRGAGSDWARTCEPGEQVGLVEPHGLYAAAADVGWQLLVADVTGLPALARILRGLRPGQRVRAVVVLTDEDDRIALPSAADVEVRWVVVERETDIAGALEEAVTGTDLPGPDTPGGRYVWLAGEARASRAVRRHLRRTLGWPQSDFYTCGYWQVDAETWNARYEEVASEVIARAEQVRAEVGDDEGSYLDALDEIYESAGL; this comes from the coding sequence GTGAAGATCCACACCGCCACCGTGGTGGGGCGCCGCCGACTCAGCGCCCACCTGGTCACCGTCACCCTCGGCGACCTCGAGGGGTACCCCACGACCGGGGTGCCCGACGAGTACGTGCGCGTCATGATCGCGCCCGAGGGCGAGCCGCTGGTGCTCCCGCAGATCTCCGAGACGTGGGAGGTCACGCAGCCGGAGGGGACGACCCCCCCGGTCGCTCGGGTGTACACGATCTCGGACCACCGCCTGGTCGACGGACGGGTGCAGGTCGACCTCGACGTCGCCCTGCACGACCGGGGAGCGGGGTCGGACTGGGCGCGCACGTGCGAGCCGGGCGAACAGGTCGGGCTGGTCGAGCCGCACGGTCTGTACGCCGCGGCCGCCGACGTCGGGTGGCAGCTGCTCGTCGCGGACGTGACCGGACTCCCGGCGCTCGCGCGCATCCTGCGGGGACTCCGACCCGGCCAGCGGGTGCGCGCCGTCGTGGTCCTGACCGACGAGGACGACCGGATCGCCCTGCCGAGCGCGGCCGACGTCGAGGTGCGGTGGGTCGTGGTCGAGCGTGAGACCGACATCGCGGGCGCCCTCGAGGAGGCCGTCACCGGCACCGACCTGCCCGGCCCCGACACGCCCGGCGGCCGGTACGTCTGGCTGGCCGGCGAGGCCCGCGCCAGCCGCGCGGTCCGCCGTCACCTGCGCCGCACCCTCGGGTGGCCGCAGTCGGACTTCTACACCTGCGGCTACTGGCAGGTCGACGCCGAGACGTGGAACGCTCGCTACGAGGAGGTCGCGTCCGAGGTCATCGCCCGGGCCGAGCAGGTGCGCGCCGAGGTCGGCGACGACGAGGGCAGCTACCTCGACGCACTCGACGAGATCTACGAGTCCGCCGGCCTGTAG
- a CDS encoding lipid II:glycine glycyltransferase FemX: MSTSPVVRTISTAEHLAWIASRSSVSFLQTPAWASVKNEWRGESVGWFDGDTQVGAALVLYRPLPKLRRFLAYLPEGPDLDWSAADLPALLDPLTRHLASQGAFAIRMGPPVVTRRWHAATVKAGIADAALRTLSDVPADESDPAAAAVADRLAASGWRRVPTEGGFSAGQPQYNFWIRLTDDDGPLTEEQLLAGMNQQWRRNIKKAAKAGVVVTRGDRDALADFHRVYTETARRDGFTPRPQSYFDRMWDALRAEDPDRMTLYLAHHEGDLVAATTLVRVGTHAWYSYGASTTEKRDVRGSNAVQWQMIRDALAAGATVYDLRGITDTLDAEDSHVGLVQFKVGTGGEAVEYLGEWDLPINRVLYRAFTTYLKRR; this comes from the coding sequence GTGTCGACGTCTCCCGTGGTCCGGACCATCTCGACCGCCGAGCACCTGGCGTGGATCGCCTCCCGCTCGTCGGTCAGCTTCCTGCAGACCCCGGCGTGGGCGTCGGTCAAGAACGAGTGGCGCGGCGAGTCGGTCGGCTGGTTCGACGGTGACACCCAGGTCGGCGCAGCCCTCGTGCTCTACCGCCCCCTGCCGAAGCTCCGACGCTTCCTCGCCTACCTCCCGGAGGGCCCCGACCTCGACTGGTCGGCCGCGGACCTCCCCGCGCTGTTGGACCCGCTGACCCGCCACCTCGCGTCGCAGGGCGCGTTCGCGATCCGCATGGGCCCGCCCGTCGTGACCCGCCGCTGGCACGCCGCGACGGTCAAGGCCGGCATCGCCGATGCGGCCCTGCGGACCCTGTCGGACGTGCCGGCCGACGAGAGCGACCCTGCCGCGGCAGCCGTCGCAGACCGGCTCGCCGCGTCCGGTTGGCGCCGCGTCCCGACCGAGGGCGGGTTCTCCGCCGGTCAGCCGCAGTACAACTTCTGGATCCGACTCACCGACGACGACGGGCCCCTGACCGAGGAGCAGCTGCTGGCCGGCATGAACCAGCAGTGGCGTCGCAACATCAAGAAGGCCGCGAAGGCCGGGGTCGTCGTCACCCGCGGCGACCGGGACGCGCTCGCCGACTTCCACCGCGTGTACACCGAGACGGCCCGACGTGACGGGTTCACCCCGCGGCCGCAGTCGTACTTCGACCGCATGTGGGACGCGTTGCGCGCGGAGGACCCCGACCGGATGACGCTCTACCTGGCGCACCACGAGGGCGACCTGGTCGCCGCGACGACACTGGTGCGCGTCGGCACCCACGCCTGGTACTCGTACGGAGCCTCGACCACCGAGAAGCGGGACGTCCGGGGGTCCAACGCGGTGCAGTGGCAGATGATCCGCGACGCCCTCGCGGCGGGAGCCACCGTGTACGACCTGCGGGGCATCACCGACACGCTCGACGCCGAGGACTCGCACGTGGGACTGGTCCAGTTCAAGGTCGGCACCGGCGGCGAGGCCGTGGAGTACCTCGGCGAGTGGGACCTGCCGATCAACCGGGTCCTGTACCGGGCGTTCACGACCTACCTGAAGAGGCGCTGA
- a CDS encoding alanine racemase, with amino-acid sequence MAFDLHVDTVRWRSHLTTLAEATAGLVPVVKGNGYGFGRDRLAAEASAFGADTIAVGTYAEVPGALEAFDGDVMVLTPWRPFTTDVVLDPRVVHTVGRVADVAALADHPGTRVVVEGETSMSRHGFDRHELAAAVAALGDLQVDGFAVHLPLTGGHLGEADRWAAALDASRLETTTFFVSHLTPVELTELRERRPHLTVRPRIGTSLWLGDLAALEVRGTVLDVHAVARGEQVGYRQGAVHRDGHLLVIAGGTSHGVGLEAPKAAAGAVARGKSLARGGLEAAGRSRSPFTVDGRQRWFVEPPHMQASMVFLPAGARVPAVGDTVRAAVRYTTSTFDAVILD; translated from the coding sequence ATGGCCTTCGACCTGCACGTCGACACCGTCCGGTGGCGATCGCACCTCACCACCCTCGCCGAGGCCACCGCGGGTCTGGTCCCGGTCGTGAAGGGCAACGGGTACGGGTTCGGTCGGGACCGGCTCGCCGCCGAGGCGAGCGCCTTCGGGGCCGACACCATCGCGGTCGGCACCTACGCCGAGGTGCCCGGCGCGCTCGAGGCGTTCGACGGCGACGTCATGGTGCTGACCCCGTGGCGACCGTTCACGACCGACGTCGTCCTCGATCCGCGGGTGGTCCACACCGTCGGCCGGGTGGCCGACGTGGCCGCCCTGGCCGACCACCCCGGAACCCGCGTCGTGGTCGAGGGCGAGACGTCGATGTCGCGGCACGGGTTCGACCGGCACGAGCTGGCCGCGGCCGTGGCGGCGCTCGGTGACCTGCAGGTCGACGGCTTCGCGGTGCACCTGCCGCTCACCGGCGGTCACCTGGGGGAGGCCGACCGGTGGGCCGCGGCGCTCGACGCCTCACGACTCGAGACCACCACGTTCTTCGTGTCCCACCTGACTCCGGTCGAGCTGACCGAGCTGCGGGAGCGACGCCCCCACCTGACGGTGCGGCCCCGGATCGGGACGTCGCTCTGGCTGGGCGACCTCGCGGCCCTCGAGGTCCGCGGCACCGTGCTCGACGTGCACGCGGTCGCCCGGGGCGAGCAGGTCGGCTACCGCCAGGGTGCGGTGCACCGCGACGGCCACCTGCTGGTCATCGCCGGCGGCACCAGCCACGGCGTGGGCCTGGAGGCTCCGAAGGCCGCAGCCGGAGCGGTGGCCCGGGGCAAGTCCCTGGCGCGAGGCGGTCTCGAGGCCGCCGGCCGCTCCCGCTCGCCGTTCACGGTCGACGGCCGGCAGCGGTGGTTCGTCGAGCCGCCGCACATGCAGGCGTCGATGGTCTTCCTGCCCGCGGGCGCCCGGGTACCGGCCGTCGGCGACACCGTCCGCGCAGCCGTCCGCTACACCACCTCGACCTTCGACGCGGTCATCCTCGACTGA